A window of Methylobacterium bullatum genomic DNA:
GACACGCGGCCTCAGCGTCGATTTCGGTCGCAAACATGCCCTCGACGACGTTTCCCTCTCGGTCCGGGCGGGAGAAATCATCGCGCTTCTGGGTGATTCCGGTTGCGGCAAGAGCACCCTGTTGCGAGCGGTGGCGGGCCTCGAACAGCCGAGCGGCGGGCTGGTCCTGCTCGATGGCCAGGCGATGAGCGCCCGGGTGCCGCCGGAGGAGCGCGGCGTCGGACTGATGTTCCAGGATTACGCCCTGTTCCCCCATCTCACCGTCCTGCAGAACGTCCGCTTCGGTCTGCACCGGCTGCGCGCCGACGAAGCCGATGCCGTCGCGAAGGCGCGGCTGGAGCAGGTTGGCCTCGCCGACCGGGCCGCGAGCTATCCTGGCTCGCTGTCGGGCGGGGAAAGCCAGCGCGTGGCGCTCGCCCGTGCCCTGGCGCCGGGGCCGCGCGTGCTGCTTCTCGACGAGCCGTTCTCGAATCTCGACCGGCGCAACCGGGACAGGGTGCGGGCCGACACCATCTCGGTCCTGCGTATCACCGGCGCCACCGCGCTCCTGGTGACACACGATCCGGAGGAGGCCTTGCTGGTGAGCGACCGCATCGTCTTGATGCGGGGCGGGCGCATCGTCCAGATCGGCACCGGCGCGGAACTCTACCGCCGCCCCGCCTCGTGGTTTGCCGCGAATTTCTTCGGCGATCTCATCGCTTTTCCCACGCGCTGCATCGATGGCGCTGCGGTGACGCCCTTCGGCGCGTTTCCGGCGCCGGGGATCGCGGACGGGGCGCCGGTCACCGCCTGCGTCAGGCCCGAGGCGATCGGGCTGGCGGACGCAGCATCCGGTCATCCGGCGCGGGTGATCCGGCGGCGGTTTCTCGGACCAGTCGTGGAGCTGACCCTGGCGGCGGATGGATTTCCCGAACCGTTCCGCCTCACGGTTTCCGAAGAGACATCGGCGGGGGAGGGCGATCGTGTCGGCCTGACCCTCGCGACGGGAGCAGGGCTAGTTTTTCCCGCCGGTCTGGATTAACCGAGCCTTGCTGTTCGTGTCCGACAATATCCAGAAGTATAGTTTTTAACGATGATAAACTGAGGACATAAGTCTTGCTTTTCCCGCGAAGATGCGGCCCAGAACCGGTCATTGCGAGAAGAGGGATGGACGTCATGGTCGGTTGGGTCTCGAAATGTCTGATCGGCGGTGCGACCGCCTTCGCCTGGATCGCCGGAGCGACCGCCGCCGAGGTCAACATTTACACCACCCGTGAGCCTGGCCTGATCAAGCCCCTGCTCGATGCCTACACCGCCAAGAGCGGCGTCACCGTCAACACCGTCTTCGTCGAGAAGGGCCTTGCCGAGCGTGTGGCCTCAGAGGGCGAGCGGTCCAAGGCCGACGTGCTGATGACCGTCGATATCGGCAATCTCATCGAGCTCGTGGATCGAGGCCTCGCCCAGCCGGTCCGCACGGAGACCCTGGAAGCCGCCGTTCCGGCGCCCCTGCGCGATGCCGGCGGCCTCTGGTACGCCCTCTCCATGCGCGCCCGCGTCGCCTATGCCGACAAGGATCTCGCGGAGAAGGCCCTGACCTACGAGGAGCTCGCCGACCCGAAATGGAAGGGCAAGCTCTGCCTGCGCTCGGGCCAGCACCCCTACAACACCGCGCTCATCGCCCACTACATCGTCAAGCACGGGCCGGATAAGGCGAAGGACTGGCTGACGGGCGTGAAGGCCAACCTCGCGCGCAAGCCGGCCGGTGGCGACCGTGACGTGGCCCGCGACATCCTGGCCGGAACCTGCGCCGTCGGTCTCGGCAACTCCTACTATGTCGGGCTGATGCGCTCGGGCAAGGGTGGCCCGGACCAGCAAAAATGGGGCGACGGGATCAACGTCGTGCTGCCGGTCTTCACCAGCGGCGGCACCCATGTGAACGTCTCCGGTGCGGTTGTCGCCAAGAGCGCGCCGAACCGCGACGAAGCGGTCAAGCTTCTCGAATACCTCGTCTCCGATGAAGGTCAGGGCCTCTATGCGAAGGCCAATTTCGAGTATCCGGTGAAGGCAGGCGCGCCGATCGACCCCCAGCTCACGGCGCTCGGCCCGTTGACCATCGATACCGTGCCGCTCGCCGAGATCGCCCGTAATCGCAAGGCGGCGAGCCTTCTGGTGGATACGGTGGGCTTCGATAACTGAAGCCCCGGCCGATGTCGGCCGCCGTCGAACTAGCCCGACCGCAGGCCGCGATCGGGTCCGAG
This region includes:
- the fbpC gene encoding Fe(3+) ions import ATP-binding protein FbpC, with product MAATDPTEGRRLGEVPPRLETRGLSVDFGRKHALDDVSLSVRAGEIIALLGDSGCGKSTLLRAVAGLEQPSGGLVLLDGQAMSARVPPEERGVGLMFQDYALFPHLTVLQNVRFGLHRLRADEADAVAKARLEQVGLADRAASYPGSLSGGESQRVALARALAPGPRVLLLDEPFSNLDRRNRDRVRADTISVLRITGATALLVTHDPEEALLVSDRIVLMRGGRIVQIGTGAELYRRPASWFAANFFGDLIAFPTRCIDGAAVTPFGAFPAPGIADGAPVTACVRPEAIGLADAASGHPARVIRRRFLGPVVELTLAADGFPEPFRLTVSEETSAGEGDRVGLTLATGAGLVFPAGLD
- the futA1 gene encoding Iron uptake protein A1: MVGWVSKCLIGGATAFAWIAGATAAEVNIYTTREPGLIKPLLDAYTAKSGVTVNTVFVEKGLAERVASEGERSKADVLMTVDIGNLIELVDRGLAQPVRTETLEAAVPAPLRDAGGLWYALSMRARVAYADKDLAEKALTYEELADPKWKGKLCLRSGQHPYNTALIAHYIVKHGPDKAKDWLTGVKANLARKPAGGDRDVARDILAGTCAVGLGNSYYVGLMRSGKGGPDQQKWGDGINVVLPVFTSGGTHVNVSGAVVAKSAPNRDEAVKLLEYLVSDEGQGLYAKANFEYPVKAGAPIDPQLTALGPLTIDTVPLAEIARNRKAASLLVDTVGFDN